Proteins from one Bacteroides mediterraneensis genomic window:
- the gmk gene encoding guanylate kinase, producing the protein MAGKLIIFSAPSGSGKSTIINYLLTQNLNLAFSISATSRAPRGTEQNGVEYFFLTPEEFKQRIANNEFLEYEEVYKDRFYGTLKAQVEKQLTAGQNVIFDVDVVGGCNIKKFYGDRALSVFIQPPSIEELRKRLTGRGTDAPEVIESRLAKAAFELGYANKFDVVIVNDDLEKAKAEALQTIRHFLQH; encoded by the coding sequence ATGGCAGGAAAACTTATCATCTTTTCAGCCCCCTCCGGCTCCGGCAAGTCTACCATCATCAATTACTTGCTGACACAGAACCTGAACCTGGCATTTTCCATCTCGGCCACCAGCCGTGCTCCCCGTGGCACGGAACAAAACGGCGTGGAATATTTCTTCCTGACTCCGGAAGAATTCAAGCAGCGCATTGCCAATAACGAGTTTCTGGAATACGAGGAAGTGTACAAGGACCGTTTCTACGGCACCCTGAAGGCACAGGTGGAAAAACAGCTTACCGCCGGACAGAACGTGATTTTCGACGTCGACGTGGTGGGCGGATGCAACATCAAGAAATTCTATGGCGACCGGGCCTTGTCGGTCTTCATCCAGCCGCCTTCTATCGAGGAACTCCGCAAGCGACTGACAGGCCGAGGTACGGATGCGCCCGAAGTCATCGAGAGCCGTCTGGCAAAAGCCGCCTTCGAACTGGGCTATGCCAATAAGTTCGACGTGGTGATTGTCAACGACGACCTGGAAAAGGCCAAAGCGGAAGCCTTGCAGACCATCCGCCATTTTCTCCAACACTAA
- a CDS encoding YicC/YloC family endoribonuclease — MIQSMTGYGKATTAFGDKKINVEIKSLNSKAMDLSTRIAPLYREKEMEIRNLITQTLERGKVDFCIWVEKDAAESATPINTALVENYYNQIKTISETCHIPLPEDWFATLLRMPDVLTRVDVQELSDEEWAVAKQTIEEALQHLVDFRKQEGAALEKKFTEKLDNIERLLKSIEPYEKERVTKIRERITDALEKTLSIDYDKNRLEQELIYYIEKLDINEEKQRLANHLKYFRETMAGGHGQGKKLGFIAQEMGREINTTGSKSNHAEMQNLVVQMKDELEQIKEQVLNVM, encoded by the coding sequence ATGATACAGTCAATGACCGGATACGGCAAAGCAACCACCGCCTTCGGAGACAAAAAAATCAACGTAGAGATCAAATCGTTGAACAGCAAAGCAATGGACTTGTCCACACGCATCGCTCCATTGTATCGTGAAAAAGAAATGGAAATCCGCAACCTGATTACCCAGACCCTGGAACGCGGGAAAGTGGATTTCTGTATATGGGTGGAAAAAGACGCCGCCGAATCGGCCACTCCCATCAATACCGCTCTCGTAGAAAACTATTACAACCAGATAAAAACCATTTCTGAAACCTGCCACATTCCGTTGCCGGAAGACTGGTTCGCCACCCTGCTGCGCATGCCCGACGTACTGACACGCGTAGACGTGCAGGAACTGTCGGACGAGGAATGGGCCGTGGCCAAACAGACCATCGAAGAGGCTTTGCAGCACCTGGTGGATTTCCGCAAGCAGGAAGGCGCCGCCCTTGAAAAGAAGTTCACGGAAAAGCTGGACAACATCGAACGGCTGCTCAAATCCATCGAACCGTACGAAAAGGAACGTGTGACCAAAATCCGGGAACGCATCACCGACGCGCTGGAAAAGACCCTGAGCATTGACTACGACAAGAACCGTCTGGAACAGGAACTGATTTACTACATCGAGAAACTGGACATCAACGAAGAAAAACAGCGTCTGGCCAACCACCTGAAATATTTCCGCGAAACCATGGCAGGCGGACACGGACAGGGTAAGAAACTGGGCTTCATCGCACAGGAAATGGGCCGCGAAATCAACACCACCGGCAGCAAGTCGAACCATGCCGAGATGCAGAACCTCGTGGTGCAGATGAAAGACGAACTGGAACAAATCAAGGAACAAGTGTTGAACGTAATGTAA
- the tsaB gene encoding tRNA (adenosine(37)-N6)-threonylcarbamoyltransferase complex dimerization subunit type 1 TsaB, which translates to MSCILHIETSTEVCSVAVSQDGASIFSKEDFNGPSHATVLGVFVDEALSFADSHAIPVDAVAVSCGPGSYTGLRIGVSMAKGICYGRNIPLIGLPTLEVMCVPVLLAHDLPEDALLCPMIDARRMEVYAAVYNRALKVQRAIGADVVDENSYAEFLEKHPVYFFGNGAAKCKEKLTHPNAHFLDDVHPLAKWMFPLAEKAMATQDFKDVAYFEPFYLKEFVASTPKKLL; encoded by the coding sequence ATGTCGTGCATTTTACATATTGAAACGTCGACGGAAGTTTGCTCGGTGGCAGTGAGCCAGGACGGGGCTTCCATTTTCTCGAAAGAAGATTTTAACGGCCCTTCGCATGCGACTGTGCTGGGGGTATTTGTAGATGAAGCCTTGTCGTTTGCCGACAGCCATGCCATTCCGGTGGATGCGGTGGCGGTGAGCTGTGGCCCGGGTTCCTATACGGGATTGCGTATCGGGGTTTCCATGGCGAAGGGAATCTGCTACGGACGGAACATTCCGTTGATTGGGCTTCCTACGCTGGAAGTGATGTGTGTGCCGGTACTGCTGGCCCACGACCTGCCGGAAGATGCCCTGCTTTGCCCGATGATTGACGCCCGCCGGATGGAAGTGTATGCTGCCGTGTACAACCGTGCGTTGAAAGTGCAGCGTGCCATCGGTGCGGATGTGGTGGACGAAAACTCGTATGCCGAATTCCTGGAGAAACATCCGGTGTATTTCTTTGGCAACGGGGCGGCCAAATGCAAGGAGAAACTGACGCATCCCAATGCGCATTTCCTGGACGATGTGCATCCGCTGGCCAAATGGATGTTTCCGTTGGCTGAAAAGGCGATGGCCACACAGGATTTCAAGGATGTGGCTTATTTCGAGCCTTTCTATCTGAAGGAATTTGTGGCTTCCACTCCGAAAAAGTTGTTGTAA
- a CDS encoding DUF4290 domain-containing protein translates to MEYNTQQRKLPLPEYGRSVQNMVDYALTIEDRAERQRCANTIVNIMGGMFPQLRDVEDFRHKLWDHLAIMSDFKLDIDYPVDIVKKESLEVKPDRIPYSPNVIRYRHYGRFIQDLIKIAVDYPEGEEKDQLIKYIANHMKKDYINFNKDGVEDQKILDDLCELSGGRIKLSAEVYHLVEQRSFGPRRRQMNNNNQQKKKY, encoded by the coding sequence ATGGAGTATAATACCCAGCAACGAAAATTACCGCTTCCGGAATATGGAAGAAGCGTACAGAACATGGTGGATTATGCATTGACCATCGAGGACCGTGCAGAGCGTCAGCGGTGTGCCAATACGATTGTGAATATTATGGGAGGGATGTTCCCCCAACTGCGTGACGTGGAAGACTTCCGCCATAAGCTGTGGGACCATCTGGCCATCATGTCCGACTTTAAACTGGATATTGACTATCCGGTGGATATCGTGAAGAAGGAAAGTCTGGAAGTGAAGCCGGACCGGATTCCTTATTCACCGAATGTCATCCGTTACCGCCACTATGGAAGGTTCATTCAGGATTTAATCAAGATTGCGGTGGACTATCCTGAGGGTGAAGAAAAGGACCAGCTGATTAAATACATCGCCAACCACATGAAGAAAGACTACATCAACTTCAACAAGGATGGGGTGGAAGACCAGAAGATTCTGGATGATTTGTGTGAGTTGTCGGGCGGACGTATCAAGCTGTCGGCCGAGGTATACCATCTGGTGGAACAGCGTTCCTTTGGACCGCGCCGCCGGCAGATGAACAATAACAACCAGCAGAAAAAGAAATACTAA
- the murA gene encoding UDP-N-acetylglucosamine 1-carboxyvinyltransferase → MASFVIEGGHKLQGEIVPQGAKNEVLQVLCATLLTDEEVTIGNIPNILDVNNLIQLLRDMGVKVAKTGSDTFSFQADNLNLAYLESDEFLGRCSKLRGSVMLVGPLIARFGKAMISKPGGDKIGRRRLDTHFLGIQKLGASFDYDAAKGRFSITADKLKGTYMLLDEASVTGTANIIMAAVLAEGVTTIYNAACEPYVQQLCRMLNRMGAKISGIASNLLTIEGVKSLKGCTHTVLPDMIEVGSFIGMAAMTASEITIKNVSYENLGIIPDSFRRLGIQLEQRGDDIYVPAQEHYQIDSFLDGSIMTIADAPWPGLTPDLLSVMLVVATQAKGSVLIHQKMFESRLFFVDKLIDMGAQIILCDPHRAVVIGHDRNFCLRGGNMTSPDIRAGIALLIAALGAKGISHIHNIEQIDRGYQHIEQRLSALGARITRIE, encoded by the coding sequence ATGGCTTCATTTGTAATCGAAGGAGGACACAAGCTGCAGGGGGAGATTGTGCCTCAGGGTGCTAAGAACGAGGTGTTGCAGGTGCTTTGCGCTACCTTGCTGACCGATGAAGAAGTGACCATCGGAAACATCCCGAACATTCTGGATGTCAACAACCTGATTCAGCTGCTGCGCGACATGGGCGTGAAGGTGGCCAAGACGGGAAGTGATACGTTTTCTTTCCAGGCCGACAATTTGAATCTGGCTTACCTGGAAAGCGATGAGTTCTTGGGACGCTGCTCCAAACTGAGGGGGTCTGTCATGCTGGTAGGGCCGCTGATTGCCCGTTTCGGCAAGGCGATGATTTCGAAGCCGGGAGGCGATAAGATTGGACGCCGCCGGTTGGACACGCATTTCCTGGGCATCCAGAAATTGGGTGCTTCGTTCGATTACGATGCAGCGAAAGGTCGTTTCAGCATTACGGCCGACAAGCTGAAAGGTACGTATATGTTGCTGGATGAGGCTTCCGTGACAGGTACGGCCAACATTATCATGGCGGCGGTACTGGCCGAGGGGGTCACGACGATTTACAATGCGGCCTGTGAGCCGTATGTGCAGCAGCTGTGCCGGATGTTGAACCGGATGGGTGCCAAGATTTCGGGCATTGCTTCCAACTTGCTGACCATCGAGGGAGTGAAGAGCCTGAAAGGTTGCACACACACGGTATTGCCGGATATGATTGAGGTGGGAAGTTTCATCGGCATGGCGGCTATGACGGCCAGTGAAATCACCATCAAGAATGTGTCGTATGAGAACCTGGGAATCATTCCCGACAGTTTCCGTCGGCTGGGTATCCAGCTGGAGCAGCGGGGCGACGACATTTATGTGCCGGCACAGGAACACTACCAGATTGATTCGTTCCTGGACGGTTCTATCATGACGATTGCCGACGCACCGTGGCCGGGACTGACACCCGACTTGCTGAGTGTGATGCTGGTGGTGGCTACCCAGGCAAAGGGAAGTGTGCTGATTCATCAGAAGATGTTTGAAAGCCGCCTGTTTTTCGTGGATAAATTAATCGACATGGGGGCGCAGATTATCTTGTGCGACCCGCACCGGGCCGTAGTCATCGGACACGACCGCAACTTCTGCCTGCGGGGAGGCAACATGACTTCTCCGGATATCCGTGCCGGTATTGCCTTGCTGATAGCCGCACTGGGTGCGAAGGGCATCAGCCACATTCATAACATTGAGCAGATTGACCGGGGATACCAGCATATCGAACAGCGTCTGAGTGCGCTGGGAGCACGTATCACCCGTATAGAATAA
- the rimM gene encoding ribosome maturation factor RimM (Essential for efficient processing of 16S rRNA): MIRKEEVFKIGIINKPHGVKGEVAFTFTDDIFDRVDCEYLILLLDGILVPFFIEEYRFRSDNVALVKFEGVDTAEKARSFTNVEVYFPVKYMDEQEEITSWNFFVGFKVHDVHHGDLGEVVDVDDTTMNVLFVIEKEGEELLLPAHEEFILDIDRAQKVMTVDIPDGLLD, encoded by the coding sequence ATGATCAGAAAAGAGGAAGTTTTTAAGATAGGAATCATCAACAAGCCGCATGGGGTGAAAGGGGAAGTCGCGTTTACGTTTACCGACGACATCTTCGACCGGGTGGATTGTGAGTATCTGATTCTGTTGCTGGACGGGATTCTGGTCCCGTTCTTCATCGAGGAGTATCGTTTCCGTTCGGACAACGTGGCCCTGGTGAAATTCGAGGGCGTGGATACGGCGGAAAAGGCCCGTAGCTTTACGAATGTGGAAGTGTATTTCCCGGTGAAGTACATGGACGAGCAGGAGGAAATCACGTCGTGGAATTTCTTTGTCGGGTTCAAGGTGCACGATGTGCACCATGGCGACCTGGGCGAAGTGGTGGATGTGGACGATACGACGATGAACGTACTGTTTGTCATCGAAAAGGAAGGAGAGGAACTGCTGCTTCCGGCGCATGAGGAGTTTATTCTGGATATAGACAGGGCACAGAAGGTGATGACCGTGGATATCCCCGACGGATTGTTGGACTAA
- a CDS encoding M23 family metallopeptidase — translation MKKKGRKAFWKNIKFKYKLTVINENTLEEVVGIHVSKLNGFSVLLAACTVIFLLAAIILVFTPLRNYLPGYMNSEVRSQVVTNALKADSLAEALDRQNRYIMNIQDIFSGKVNVDTVQSIDSLTTIRTNELMNRSKEEDDFRRKYEARQKAGSAAEEDHKLPDLLFFRPTKGIVMKDFAPSRQHYGVDMAAAMDESIVAVMDGKVMTVVQTADKGFLIQIQHEQNFISIYKHCGTPRKKEGDRVKGGEVIALAGTEDEGKHVSYVHFELWHEGTPIDPAKYVVF, via the coding sequence ATGAAAAAGAAAGGTCGTAAGGCATTTTGGAAGAACATCAAGTTTAAATATAAACTGACGGTAATCAATGAAAACACCTTGGAGGAGGTGGTCGGCATTCATGTGTCGAAGCTGAACGGCTTTTCCGTGCTGCTGGCTGCATGTACGGTAATCTTTCTTTTGGCTGCCATCATTTTGGTTTTTACGCCCCTGCGGAACTACTTGCCGGGGTATATGAACAGTGAGGTTCGTTCGCAGGTGGTGACCAATGCCTTGAAAGCGGATTCGCTGGCAGAGGCGCTCGACCGTCAGAACCGGTACATCATGAACATTCAGGATATTTTCAGCGGGAAGGTCAACGTGGATACGGTGCAGTCTATCGATTCGCTGACCACCATCCGCACGAATGAACTGATGAACCGTTCGAAGGAGGAGGACGACTTCCGCCGGAAATATGAGGCACGGCAGAAAGCTGGATCGGCTGCCGAAGAAGACCATAAGTTGCCCGATTTGCTGTTCTTCCGTCCCACCAAGGGTATCGTGATGAAGGATTTTGCGCCGTCGCGTCAGCATTACGGGGTGGATATGGCAGCTGCCATGGACGAGAGTATCGTGGCTGTCATGGACGGCAAGGTGATGACGGTGGTGCAGACAGCCGACAAGGGCTTCCTGATTCAGATTCAGCATGAACAGAATTTTATTTCCATCTATAAGCATTGCGGTACGCCGAGGAAGAAGGAAGGCGACCGCGTAAAAGGAGGAGAAGTTATCGCATTGGCCGGAACGGAGGACGAAGGCAAACATGTGTCATACGTGCATTTTGAGCTGTGGCACGAGGGAACTCCGATTGATCCGGCAAAATATGTTGTATTTTAA
- a CDS encoding 1-deoxy-D-xylulose-5-phosphate reductoisomerase produces the protein MKKQIAILGSTGSIGTQALQVIGEHPDLYEVYALTANNKVELLAEQARKFHPEVVVIANEDKYAALKEALADEPVKVYAGAEALCQVVESQPIDIVLTAMVGYAGLKPTINAIKAGKVIALANKETLVVAGELITGLAQQYKTPILPVDSEHSAIFQCLEINNPVHKVILTASGGPFRTFTMEQLQTVTKEQALKHPNWSMGAKITIDSASMMNKGFEVIEAKWLFGVTPAQIEVVVHPQSVIHSMVEFEDGAVKAQLGVPDMRLPIQYAFSYPKREHLSGERLDFAKYNTLTFEKPDTQRFRNLALAYEALHQGGNMPCIVNAANEVVVAAFLKDQISFLGMSDVIEKAMSRVPFIQTPTYGDYVATDAETRRIAAELVINGMR, from the coding sequence ATGAAAAAACAGATTGCCATATTAGGTTCTACCGGGTCTATCGGTACGCAGGCTCTTCAGGTCATTGGGGAGCATCCGGATTTGTATGAGGTATATGCGCTTACGGCCAACAACAAGGTGGAATTGCTGGCTGAACAGGCACGCAAGTTCCATCCGGAAGTGGTGGTGATTGCGAATGAGGACAAATATGCGGCGCTGAAGGAAGCGCTGGCCGACGAGCCGGTGAAGGTGTATGCCGGAGCCGAGGCGTTGTGTCAGGTGGTCGAGTCGCAGCCTATCGACATCGTATTGACGGCCATGGTGGGGTATGCGGGGCTGAAACCGACCATCAATGCCATCAAGGCGGGTAAGGTCATCGCTTTAGCCAATAAGGAAACGCTGGTGGTGGCGGGGGAACTGATTACCGGACTGGCCCAGCAGTATAAGACACCGATTTTGCCGGTGGATTCTGAACATTCGGCCATTTTCCAGTGTTTGGAAATAAACAATCCCGTACACAAGGTGATTCTGACTGCCTCGGGAGGTCCGTTCCGTACGTTTACCATGGAGCAGTTGCAGACAGTGACCAAGGAGCAGGCCCTGAAGCATCCCAACTGGTCGATGGGGGCGAAAATCACGATTGACTCCGCTTCCATGATGAACAAGGGGTTTGAGGTGATTGAGGCCAAATGGCTGTTTGGGGTGACTCCTGCGCAGATTGAGGTGGTGGTGCATCCGCAGTCGGTGATTCATTCCATGGTGGAATTTGAAGACGGGGCGGTGAAAGCCCAGCTGGGTGTGCCCGACATGCGTCTGCCCATCCAGTATGCGTTCTCGTATCCGAAGCGGGAGCATCTTTCGGGCGAGCGGCTGGATTTCGCCAAATACAATACATTGACTTTCGAAAAGCCGGACACGCAGCGTTTCCGCAACCTGGCACTGGCTTACGAGGCTTTGCATCAGGGAGGAAACATGCCTTGCATCGTGAATGCGGCCAATGAGGTGGTGGTGGCTGCTTTCCTGAAAGACCAGATTTCGTTCTTGGGAATGAGCGACGTGATTGAAAAGGCAATGAGCCGCGTACCTTTCATCCAGACGCCTACTTACGGCGATTATGTGGCTACTGATGCCGAAACCCGTCGCATTGCCGCGGAACTGGTGATTAACGGAATGAGATAA
- the rseP gene encoding RIP metalloprotease RseP — protein sequence METFLIRALQLILSLSLLVIIHEGGHFFFARLFKIRVEKFYIFFDPWFSLFKYKPKNSDTEYGVGWLPLGGYCKISGMIDESMDTEQMKQPAQPWEFRSKPAWQRLLVMVGGVLMNFLLALFIYSMILFTWGDRYTALSDMTLGMKFNEHAQEIGFRDGDILKSADGKELTRFNMDMIRSIVEAREVTVLREGQEKKILLPELSLLDVAKEDPMFVDVFYPNVVDSVLPGGGFAKAGVQKGDSLLAFDGKPMTSWNEFLDNMADLKAKAELNKKTSGEFTLVYSRAGVRDTVQVMTDNQFKVAAMGGLVNYKQRTLTYGFFESFPAGVSLGVNTLKGYVNDMKYVFTKEGAKSVGGFATIGSIFPKVWDWQRFWEMTAFLSIILAFMNILPIPALDGGHVLFLLYEIIARRKPSDKFLEYAQMVGMFLLFGLLIWANFNDVLRFLF from the coding sequence ATGGAAACATTTTTGATTCGTGCCCTTCAGTTGATTCTCAGCTTGTCGTTGCTGGTGATTATTCACGAGGGGGGACATTTTTTCTTCGCCCGCCTGTTCAAGATTCGGGTGGAGAAGTTTTATATATTCTTTGACCCTTGGTTCTCGCTGTTTAAATACAAGCCGAAGAACAGTGACACGGAATACGGGGTGGGATGGCTGCCGCTAGGCGGATATTGCAAGATTTCGGGAATGATTGACGAGTCGATGGATACCGAACAGATGAAACAGCCGGCCCAGCCGTGGGAGTTCCGTTCCAAACCGGCGTGGCAGCGTCTGCTGGTCATGGTGGGAGGGGTTTTGATGAATTTCCTGCTGGCTTTGTTCATCTATTCCATGATTCTCTTCACGTGGGGCGACCGTTATACGGCTTTGAGTGACATGACTCTGGGAATGAAGTTCAACGAGCACGCGCAGGAAATCGGGTTCCGCGACGGAGATATCCTGAAGAGTGCCGACGGCAAGGAACTGACCCGTTTCAATATGGACATGATTCGCAGCATTGTGGAGGCCCGTGAGGTTACTGTGTTGCGGGAGGGACAGGAAAAGAAAATCTTGTTGCCGGAACTGAGCCTGCTGGACGTGGCGAAGGAAGACCCGATGTTTGTGGATGTGTTCTATCCGAATGTGGTCGATTCAGTATTGCCGGGGGGAGGTTTCGCCAAGGCAGGTGTCCAGAAAGGAGACTCCTTGCTGGCATTCGACGGGAAACCGATGACTTCCTGGAACGAGTTTCTGGACAATATGGCGGATTTGAAGGCCAAGGCCGAACTGAATAAGAAGACCTCGGGTGAGTTCACGCTGGTGTATTCGCGTGCTGGGGTACGGGATACGGTCCAGGTCATGACGGACAATCAGTTTAAGGTAGCGGCTATGGGAGGTCTGGTGAACTACAAGCAGCGTACGCTGACCTACGGGTTCTTTGAATCCTTCCCGGCTGGAGTGTCTTTAGGAGTCAATACCTTGAAAGGCTATGTGAACGACATGAAATATGTATTCACGAAAGAGGGCGCCAAGAGTGTGGGAGGTTTTGCCACCATTGGAAGCATCTTCCCGAAAGTATGGGACTGGCAGCGTTTTTGGGAAATGACGGCCTTCTTGTCCATTATTCTGGCCTTTATGAACATTCTGCCGATACCGGCACTCGACGGTGGCCATGTCTTGTTCTTGCTGTACGAGATTATCGCCCGCCGGAAGCCGAGTGACAAATTCTTGGAATATGCACAGATGGTGGGAATGTTCCTGCTGTTCGGCTTGCTCATCTGGGCCAACTTCAATGATGTATTGAGGTTTTTGTTTTAG
- a CDS encoding DPP IV N-terminal domain-containing protein has protein sequence MRKKILLAAILCGGFCLTAISGGEAEGRLPGYLQAEKFTKSKLDKMLFSTMVDPHWFQQGTNFWFEYKTSEGKFWYVVNPTAKRKDLLFDRDRLASQLTEIVQDPFEAHQLPIADLKAGEDGRTFTFKVVSKADSTFYFSYDYPTQKLTYLKDKEKEPEEVDWASVSPDGQRVIYAKDCDLYYMSIADYRKARKNEKDSTIVEVRLTSDGTPDFGYGIPYSTLNTDTLCNGKRRGAWGYWSPDSKYFATIIADQRNVKPLWVINSIAEPRPTLETYKYEMPGETGMPEYHLYLFDVQAGTRKEIRTAAWKNQSIDLEGKPLEQKQRDKELIPRIWQGDNHRFFLTRSSRDLHRIDVCTYTLGEDSIVPVVKERMNTYQETRPIHVLNGGKEFIQWSERDGWAHLYLYDDKGNLKNRITEGPWHVERVVKVDEATRTVYFVANGREKGENPYYEHFYKVNVNGSGLKQLTHGEFFHDVEMDDEARFFVDNYSRANTIPCADLLDRNGNKVMTIQESDFSSLKAAGYQFPEPFKVKAADGVTDLYGIMYKPFDFDSTKVYPIIDYVYPGPQVEAVDYPFRRMSVRTDRLAQAGFIVITVGQRGGHPSRSKWYHNYGYGNMRDYPLADHKAAVEQLAARYPFIDITRVGIHGHSGGGFMSTAAICQYPDFYKAAVSCAGNHDNRIYNRWWSETHHGVKEEVSEKGDTTFAYKIATNPEIVKQLKGHLMLVHGDIDNNVHPGNTIRVVNALIRANKRFDMLILPGQRHGFGDMDEYFYWRMVDFFSKYLKGKQEDSVDIPQR, from the coding sequence ATGAGGAAGAAAATCCTATTGGCCGCTATCTTGTGTGGCGGCTTTTGCCTGACGGCAATTTCGGGCGGGGAAGCGGAAGGGCGTCTGCCCGGTTATCTCCAGGCGGAAAAGTTTACCAAGAGTAAACTCGACAAGATGTTGTTTTCCACCATGGTCGACCCGCACTGGTTCCAGCAGGGAACGAATTTCTGGTTTGAGTATAAGACCAGCGAAGGAAAGTTCTGGTATGTGGTCAATCCCACTGCCAAACGCAAGGACTTGTTGTTCGACCGGGACCGTCTGGCTTCGCAGTTGACGGAGATTGTGCAGGACCCCTTCGAGGCACATCAGTTGCCTATTGCCGATTTGAAGGCGGGAGAAGACGGACGTACCTTTACGTTCAAGGTGGTGTCAAAAGCCGACTCAACTTTCTATTTCTCGTACGACTATCCCACTCAGAAGCTGACATACCTGAAGGACAAGGAGAAAGAACCGGAGGAAGTGGACTGGGCTTCCGTATCGCCGGACGGACAGCGGGTGATTTATGCCAAAGATTGCGATTTGTATTATATGAGCATTGCCGATTACCGGAAGGCCCGGAAGAACGAGAAAGACAGTACCATCGTGGAGGTGCGCCTGACGAGTGACGGAACGCCGGATTTCGGGTATGGCATTCCTTACAGTACGCTGAACACGGATACGTTGTGTAATGGCAAACGCCGGGGTGCGTGGGGATACTGGTCGCCCGACTCCAAGTATTTTGCCACTATCATTGCAGACCAGAGGAATGTGAAACCGTTGTGGGTCATCAATTCCATTGCGGAGCCGCGTCCTACCCTGGAGACCTATAAGTATGAGATGCCGGGAGAAACCGGTATGCCGGAATATCATCTGTATTTGTTCGATGTGCAGGCGGGTACGCGGAAAGAAATCCGTACGGCAGCCTGGAAAAATCAGTCGATTGACTTGGAAGGAAAGCCGCTGGAACAGAAACAGCGTGACAAGGAACTGATACCGCGTATCTGGCAGGGCGACAACCATCGTTTCTTCCTGACCCGCAGCAGTCGTGACTTGCACCGCATTGATGTATGTACCTATACTTTGGGAGAAGATTCTATTGTGCCGGTGGTAAAGGAACGGATGAATACTTATCAGGAAACCCGCCCTATCCATGTGTTGAACGGAGGAAAAGAGTTTATCCAGTGGAGTGAACGTGACGGTTGGGCACACCTTTATTTATACGATGACAAAGGAAACCTGAAGAACCGCATTACGGAAGGTCCTTGGCACGTGGAACGTGTGGTGAAGGTGGACGAGGCTACCCGTACCGTATATTTTGTAGCCAACGGACGCGAGAAAGGCGAGAATCCGTATTACGAGCATTTCTACAAGGTCAATGTGAACGGCAGCGGATTGAAGCAGCTGACACACGGTGAGTTCTTCCACGATGTGGAGATGGACGATGAGGCCCGTTTCTTCGTAGACAATTATTCACGGGCCAATACCATCCCTTGTGCGGATCTGCTGGACCGTAATGGCAACAAGGTGATGACCATACAGGAAAGCGACTTTTCTTCTTTGAAAGCAGCCGGTTACCAGTTCCCGGAACCGTTTAAGGTAAAGGCAGCCGACGGAGTGACCGATTTGTACGGCATAATGTACAAGCCGTTTGATTTCGATTCTACCAAGGTTTATCCGATTATTGACTATGTCTATCCGGGTCCGCAGGTAGAAGCTGTGGATTATCCGTTCCGACGGATGAGTGTGCGTACCGACCGCCTGGCACAGGCCGGATTTATCGTGATTACCGTCGGACAGCGTGGCGGTCACCCCAGCCGTTCCAAGTGGTATCACAACTACGGTTACGGCAATATGCGTGATTATCCGTTGGCCGACCATAAGGCGGCTGTGGAGCAGCTGGCAGCGCGTTATCCTTTCATCGATATCACGCGGGTAGGTATCCACGGACATTCCGGAGGCGGATTCATGTCGACTGCGGCCATCTGTCAGTATCCGGACTTCTACAAGGCTGCCGTATCGTGTGCGGGTAATCATGACAACCGTATCTACAACCGCTGGTGGAGCGAGACCCATCACGGTGTGAAGGAAGAAGTCTCAGAGAAGGGAGATACGACGTTTGCCTATAAGATTGCCACCAATCCGGAAATCGTGAAACAGTTGAAGGGCCATCTGATGCTGGTACATGGAGACATTGACAACAATGTACATCCGGGAAACACCATTCGTGTGGTCAATGCCCTGATTCGGGCCAACAAACGTTTTGACATGCTGATTCTGCCGGGCCAGCGTCACGGTTTCGGTGACATGGATGAATATTTCTACTGGCGCATGGTGGATTTCTTCTCGAAATACCTGAAAGGAAAGCAGGAGGATTCGGTAGATATTCCGCAACGATAA